The DNA segment GGGATGTGCTGCGGGCTCGTTCAGCTCTCCGACGGTTTGACCAGCGTGTCGCCGCCGGCCTCCGGCGTGTGCGGCGGCAGGTTCTTCGCCTTGATGAGCGAGGCGACGATGCTGGCGCCCAGGAGGGTGGCGATGACGCCCAGCGAGACGGCCGGGTGGATCTTCACGAAGTCGATGAGCGCCATCTTCGCGCCCACGAAGACGAGCACGCCCGACAGGCCCACCTTCAGGTAGCTGAACTTCTCCACCGCGCCGGCCAGCAGGAAGAACAGCGAGCGCAGGCCCAGGATGGCGAAGATGTTGGACGTGAAGACGATGAATGGATCTCGCGTCACCGCGAAGATGGCGGGGATGGAGTCCAGCGCGAAGAGGATGTCCGACGCCTCCACCAGGATGAGCGCCATCAGCAGCGGCGTGGCCAGCCGGCGGCCGTTCTCCATGGTGAAGAAGTGGTGCCCGTCGAAGCGCGTGGTGGACGGGATGCTCTTGCGCAGCATCCGCATCATCCACCCGTCCTCCGGGTGGTCCTCCTTGTTGCGCTGCACGAACAGCTTCAGGCCGGTGATGATGAGGAAGGCGCCGAAGACGTAGATGAGCCAGTGGAAGCGCTCCAACATGGCCACGCCGGCGAAGATCATGATGGCCCGCAGCACCAGCGCGCTCAGGATGCCCCAGAAGAGCACCCGATGCTGGTACAGCGCGGGGATGCGCATCGCCGAGAAGATGACGACGAAGACGAAGATGTTGTCGACGGAGAGCGACTTCTCGATGAGGTAGCCGGTGAGGAACTCCAGCCCGGGCTTGCCTCCGAACTTCCACCAGAGCCCCGCGTTGAACAGCAGCGCCAGGCTGATCCACACCGTGCTCCAGCCCAGCGCTTCCTTGAAGCTGACCGTGTGGGCCTTCCGGTGGAAGACGCCGAGGTCCAGGGCGAGCATCGCGATGACGAAGGCAATGAAGCCGCCCCACAGGACGGGACTGCCGACGGTTTGTAGAGGTTCCATAGGTGGGGTTCAGATAAGAGCCACCGTTCTCTTCGACAAATAGGGATTACAGACTCACTCCTTCGGAAAAACCGAAGAATGGCCCCGGGAGGGGCTCCAGGCTCGTTCCGGGAGGGGGCGGCCCGGGGAGGGCCGGAGCGGGCGTCACTGGCTGGGGAAGGGTTGCGGGACGTGGTGGGTTTCGCGCCGTCCGGTTGGAAAAACGACAGTCACCGGGCCGCTGAGACCAGCCAGGCGTCGACGCTCCGAGGCAATCCTGGCCTCGGGGGAGCGACGCGGCGAGGGCCCGCCGGGCGATAGGCGTCCGCGAGTCCTCCGCCATTCTCGTGGCCCCCCACAGAAGGACCGCCATTTGATCCGGAACCGTGTTTTCTCATCCCTGTGTGGCGCCTTGTTCCTCCTGTCCGCCTCCGCGTGCGGCGCCGACTCGGGCGCCCCCGGGGCCCAGACGCCCGGCGGCACCGAGTCGCCATCCGAGCAACCCCAGGTCCCGAGCCCAGGGCCCACGCCGGGCAACCCCACGCCGGAGCCCACGCCCGGGGTGACCCCCACGCCCGAGCCGACCCCTGAGCCCACCCCGGAGCCGACTCCCGAGCCCACCCCGGAGCCGACTCCCGAGCCCTCGCCCGGGCAGTCCTCCGTCGACAAGTTCGGCGTGACGCGGCTGCACCCGTCCAAGGCGGGCGGTGAGTCCTGGGCGCTGGCGGACGACCCCACGTCGGACCCCCGGTTCGACCCGCAGCGCGCCATCACCCGCAACGCGGACGGCTCGTGGAAGATGAAGCACAGCCAGGTGCGCATGGGCGTCACCACGTCCACCGGCTACTCCGCCGCGAAGATTCCGACGTACGACCGGGATGTGCTGGCCAGCCGGGGCTACATGCAGGCGCCCAACGATTGGAAGAACATCGAGATGACGGGCTTCGTGAAGCTCAACGCCGCGTCGGATGGCTCGGACAACTTCGACTGGTACGCGCGCGGCGGCAAGCACAACAACAACAACTCCGGCTGCGAGGGCAGCAGCTACAAGGGCGGCCTGCACTACGACGGCCGCGCCCGCTGGCAGAAGGAGACGTGGCATGTCTCCTACGAGCAGGCGCCGTACAAGCCGGCCACCTCCGCGCTCAAGGGGCGCTGGGTGGGCTTCAAGGCGGTGATGCGCAACACCACCGTCAGCGGCAAGGAGGCCGTGCGGCTGGAGATGTACGTCAACGAGAACGCCGACAAGGTGACGTGGAAGAAGGTCTACGACTGGGTGGACTCGGGCAACTGGGGCGGGGACGCCGAGCACTGCGGCGGCTCCGTGGGCGCCATGCCGATTACCTGGGGCGGCCCCATCGCCACGTTCCGCTGGGACAACGCGGAGGACGTCGACTTCAAGTGGCTGTCCGTCCGTGAAATCCAGCCGTAGTCGCTGAGCCGTCTCCACCGACGACCACACCGGGGCGCGGGAGGTCTTCCTTCCGCGCCCTTCGTGTTTCCGCCTGGGCGGCCGTGTCGGGCCGCGGACGCGAGCCGGGACCGCAAGGCCCCTGGTCCGGGCGATACCCCGTTCGCAGCCTTCTTCGCGCCGGCCGTGAGAGCGGGCGGCGACTCGGGTGTGTGTGCGGCCTCGGCGCGTCGTCGGGCCGCTTCGGTGGGGGCGGGAACATGCGAATCACTTTCCTGGGCCATGCAGGCTTCGCCGTGGAGTGCGCGGGGAGCGTCGTCGTCATGGACCCGTGGCTGTCCCCGCGCGGGGCGTTCGACTCGGCGTGGATGCAGCTGCCCCGCAACCACCACCTGGCCCCGCGCGTGCGCGAGCTCTTGGAGACGCCCGGCCGCGAGCGCTACCTGTACGTCAGCCACGAGCACAAGGACCACTTCGACCCGGAGTTCCTGGCCAGCCTCCGCACCCGGGACTTCACGGTGGTGATTCCCCGCTTCCAGCGCTCGGAGCTGCAGGACATCTTCGCCCGCTACGGCTGCAAGCGCGTCATCGCCTGCGAGGACGGACGCGAGGTCCCCATCAAGGGCGGCTACATCAAGCTCTTCGTGTCCGAGCAGGGCACCAACCGCGACTCCGCCATCATGGTGCGCGGCGACGGCCAGTGCTTCGTCAACCTCAACGACTGCAAGCTGCATGACCGGCTGGCGCGCATCAGCGAGGAGGAGGGTCCCATCGACCTCTTCACCGCCCAGTTCTCCGGCGCCATCTGGCACCCCACCTGCTACGAGTACACGCCGGAGGCGTACGCGGCCATCTCGCTGAAGAAGCGCGAGAGCAAGTTCGAGGCGGTGGCGCGCGCGTTGGAGGTGGTGAAGCCGCGGGCCTACCTGGCCTCGGCCGGCCCCGCGTGCTTCCTGGACCCGGCCCTGTTC comes from the Myxococcus fulvus genome and includes:
- a CDS encoding TerC family protein; this encodes MEPLQTVGSPVLWGGFIAFVIAMLALDLGVFHRKAHTVSFKEALGWSTVWISLALLFNAGLWWKFGGKPGLEFLTGYLIEKSLSVDNIFVFVVIFSAMRIPALYQHRVLFWGILSALVLRAIMIFAGVAMLERFHWLIYVFGAFLIITGLKLFVQRNKEDHPEDGWMMRMLRKSIPSTTRFDGHHFFTMENGRRLATPLLMALILVEASDILFALDSIPAIFAVTRDPFIVFTSNIFAILGLRSLFFLLAGAVEKFSYLKVGLSGVLVFVGAKMALIDFVKIHPAVSLGVIATLLGASIVASLIKAKNLPPHTPEAGGDTLVKPSES
- a CDS encoding carbohydrate-binding protein, translating into MIRNRVFSSLCGALFLLSASACGADSGAPGAQTPGGTESPSEQPQVPSPGPTPGNPTPEPTPGVTPTPEPTPEPTPEPTPEPTPEPTPEPSPGQSSVDKFGVTRLHPSKAGGESWALADDPTSDPRFDPQRAITRNADGSWKMKHSQVRMGVTTSTGYSAAKIPTYDRDVLASRGYMQAPNDWKNIEMTGFVKLNAASDGSDNFDWYARGGKHNNNNSGCEGSSYKGGLHYDGRARWQKETWHVSYEQAPYKPATSALKGRWVGFKAVMRNTTVSGKEAVRLEMYVNENADKVTWKKVYDWVDSGNWGGDAEHCGGSVGAMPITWGGPIATFRWDNAEDVDFKWLSVREIQP